The segment GAAACAAGCCCTTTGGCCAGAATGGGCTCCAACACCTCCACCTTCAGATTGGGGATCATGCCCGCCAGGGTCTCGACGGTTTTCCCTCCCCACCCGTAGGAGCCGATAATCGAAAGGAACTGCACCCTCGGCCTGAGGGCGTTGGCCAGGAAGGTGGCATAAGCCGCAAGCGGGTGCGGACCGGCCAGAACGGTCGGAGTACCCACAACGACGGTGGCGGCATCCACCAAGGCCATGGCCAGTTTTCCGATGTCGGTGACAGGCAGATTGAACAGCTCCACCCGCACCCCTTTCTTGACGAGGGTCGAGGCCAGGTAATCGACCATCTGCCTCGTGCTCCCGTGCATCGATACAAAGGGTAGAACGACCAGATTGCGCGGCGGACCGCTTACCCACTGCCGGTAGGCATCCATGATCCAGGCCGGACGATCGTGAATCTGTCCGTGGCTGGGGGCGATCATCTGGATATCATACGGGGCGAGCTTTTCCAGGTTCTTTTCGATCACGTTCCTGAAAGGCATCATGATCTCGGCGAAATACCGTTTGGCCGCCTCGTACACACGCCCCTCGTCGGTGACGTACAGATCGGCCGTCGCGATGTGAGACCCGAAAAAATCGCAGCTGAAAAGGATCCGGTCCTCCTCCAGGTAGGTCACCATGGTCTCCGGCCAGTGGACCCAGGGCGTGTGCAGGAACCGGAGCGTCTTGTCCCCCAGAGACAAGGTCGCACCGTCTTCCATCGTCAAGAAGGCGCTTTCGGGTATCTTCAGCAGATCGATCAACATGGGTTTGGCCTTGGGAGAAACAACCACCTTCGCCTCGGGAAACTTCTGGAGCACGAGAGGGATGCTGCCGGAATGATCCTGTTCCGCATGATGCGAGACGATGAAGTCCAGTTTCGGGATATCCTCCAGGAGCGCCGCCCAGGCATCGGCCATGGGTGGATCGACCGTGTCCAGCAAAGCGGTCTTTTCGCTGCCTTCGACCAGATAGGCATTGTAGGTCGTGCCGTCCGGGAGCGGGATGAGCGAGTCAAAAAGGCGCCTGTCCCAATCGATGGCACCCATCCAATAGATCTTTTCCTTGATAAGTCTCTTGTGCATCATCAAACCTCCTCAATGCTGCCCTCATACCAGCATGGGTTAAGGTTTCAGGATTCGATGCGGTCAGGCTTCGAGCTTCACATCCAGAATTCAGGGTATCGCCGGTTCTTGGGTATATTGTTGACGATCAGGGCCACGGTCAGCATGACCGCCGCACCCAAGGCGCTCGGTACGAGTACGTAGAGATAGCCCAGCCCATGCACCGAATCGCCGCCGATCACCGCGATCAGCGCCGTAGCGCCCCCTGGAGGGTGAAGGGTCTTGGTCACGTGCATCACCGCGATGGCCGTCGAAACGG is part of the Desulfatiglans anilini DSM 4660 genome and harbors:
- a CDS encoding FprA family A-type flavoprotein; protein product: MHKRLIKEKIYWMGAIDWDRRLFDSLIPLPDGTTYNAYLVEGSEKTALLDTVDPPMADAWAALLEDIPKLDFIVSHHAEQDHSGSIPLVLQKFPEAKVVVSPKAKPMLIDLLKIPESAFLTMEDGATLSLGDKTLRFLHTPWVHWPETMVTYLEEDRILFSCDFFGSHIATADLYVTDEGRVYEAAKRYFAEIMMPFRNVIEKNLEKLAPYDIQMIAPSHGQIHDRPAWIMDAYRQWVSGPPRNLVVLPFVSMHGSTRQMVDYLASTLVKKGVRVELFNLPVTDIGKLAMALVDAATVVVGTPTVLAGPHPLAAYATFLANALRPRVQFLSIIGSYGWGGKTVETLAGMIPNLKVEVLEPILAKGLVSESHIEALERMADTIARKHEEKGFV